The Halocalculus aciditolerans genome includes a window with the following:
- a CDS encoding argonaute/piwi family protein — MAGDQFQLERLEEPSLVFAGGGEKKDPRAGILEHGPCPRSAEDVAEVVNVGIVGDSRSISMMEGLLRAMRGGIESRQKRKRWKTPFPGLGVDSRLGFDYQLVEQWKGRIRDDKMEALEDVRGRDERAEFAFKHIKYQIQSICNTTPSPDVIFVTIPERIVEACSDPNTDTTEIRTENGNFRSRIKIAGMEKHTPTQLMSPEVLRDTRDVQERSEVAWNVAVGMLYKARRGRPWKLGKLRNQTCYAGISFFKERGEDPKMRASVAQVFIPDGRHFVIRGDPVEDVASDEPQTHLSYEDAKTLVEDILENYGSHMDERPRRLVLHKSSNFLDEEARGFHDGAEDVPEKDFVTIRKKHPLRIFPPSGDHPVLRGTLAIPQGEKEYYLYTKGYVPEHSVYNDPGTPNPIVIRPHSEYYTGDYSRICDEILAFTKLDWNSSDFCKRSPVTIGIADAVSDILAEPEASDVNLETHYYYYM, encoded by the coding sequence ATGGCAGGCGATCAGTTCCAGTTGGAACGACTCGAAGAGCCGAGCCTCGTATTCGCGGGCGGCGGGGAGAAGAAAGACCCACGTGCCGGGATTTTGGAACACGGTCCATGCCCGCGGTCCGCGGAGGACGTTGCTGAAGTTGTGAATGTCGGCATCGTCGGGGATAGTCGTTCGATCAGCATGATGGAGGGGCTACTGCGGGCGATGCGCGGTGGGATTGAGAGTCGCCAGAAGCGAAAGCGCTGGAAAACACCCTTCCCGGGGCTTGGTGTCGATTCCCGTCTGGGGTTTGACTACCAACTTGTGGAGCAATGGAAGGGCCGGATTCGTGATGACAAGATGGAGGCGTTAGAGGATGTACGTGGGCGAGATGAGCGGGCTGAGTTCGCATTTAAGCACATCAAATACCAGATTCAGAGTATCTGTAACACGACGCCGTCGCCTGACGTGATCTTCGTCACGATTCCTGAGCGCATCGTGGAGGCCTGTTCCGACCCTAACACAGACACGACTGAAATTCGAACTGAGAACGGGAACTTCCGGAGTCGAATCAAAATCGCGGGGATGGAGAAGCATACCCCGACGCAACTCATGTCGCCGGAAGTGCTTCGGGACACGCGCGACGTGCAGGAGCGGTCCGAAGTCGCGTGGAATGTCGCCGTCGGGATGTTGTATAAGGCACGTCGCGGGCGTCCATGGAAGCTTGGGAAGCTCCGGAATCAGACTTGTTACGCGGGGATTTCGTTCTTCAAAGAGCGTGGTGAAGATCCAAAGATGCGGGCTTCAGTAGCGCAAGTCTTCATCCCGGATGGCCGGCATTTTGTGATTCGTGGCGATCCTGTCGAGGACGTTGCGAGTGATGAACCGCAGACCCACTTGTCGTATGAGGATGCGAAGACGCTGGTGGAAGATATCTTAGAGAACTACGGGAGCCATATGGATGAGCGACCACGGCGACTGGTGCTCCATAAGTCGTCGAACTTCTTGGACGAAGAAGCGCGTGGCTTCCATGACGGGGCGGAGGACGTCCCGGAGAAGGACTTTGTCACAATTCGAAAGAAGCATCCTCTCCGCATTTTCCCGCCGTCTGGTGATCACCCAGTGCTTCGAGGCACCTTAGCTATCCCTCAAGGTGAGAAGGAGTACTATCTCTACACAAAAGGGTACGTGCCTGAACATTCAGTGTACAATGACCCGGGGACGCCGAACCCGATCGTCATCCGCCCGCACTCAGAATACTACACAGGCGACTATAGCCGGATCTGTGATGAAATTCTGGCGTTCACAAAGCTCGACTGGAACAGCTCTGACTTCTGTAAGCGAAGCCCAGTCACAATCGGTATCGCAGATGCAGTGAGCGACATTCTGGCCGAACCCGAAGCCTCCGACGTCAACCTTGAGACACACTATTATTACTACATGTGA